Proteins encoded in a region of the Stieleria neptunia genome:
- a CDS encoding c-type cytochrome has protein sequence MKPSFIAVWIVAFGIGTFGIGTGGLFPASVAAAEPDAAARGYRFLTETAVLPSDFRQSTFDRLWTVWPEPLRSEAENASLQRRRELAFQRYGLTTRPGDDSGKPLQYVVNAEGDWTMNCFSCHGGTVYGNLTPGAPNNRFALQTLTEEIGKAKLGLGLLPGRMELGAMFIPLGTTNGTTNAVVFGMGLMNGRDEQLNLVVRRPRFFTHHDMDAPPWWHFHKRPNIYIDGFAAKGHRGLMQFTLVPENGPDFYREHEQDFEDVFAYLSSLRAPVYEGSVDRELAEQGRAVFHANCAECHGTYGAESDYPNRRVPIDELGTDPVRLNALTVEGRRKYARSWFAHAGEPDQQETVIDPDGYVAPPLDGVWASAPYFHNGSVPTLWDVLNPDQRPTVWRPIATDMDPQKIGLTVEVVSGVPEDETDMAVKRSYFDTRKFGKSNRGHDFPDVLSESEKRQVLEYLKTL, from the coding sequence ATGAAACCGTCTTTCATTGCCGTTTGGATCGTCGCGTTCGGGATCGGCACGTTCGGGATCGGCACGGGGGGCCTGTTTCCGGCGAGCGTTGCTGCCGCTGAACCGGATGCGGCCGCGCGGGGCTATCGGTTCTTGACCGAGACGGCGGTGTTGCCGAGCGATTTCCGTCAATCGACGTTTGACCGCCTGTGGACGGTGTGGCCGGAACCGCTGCGGAGCGAAGCGGAGAACGCATCGCTGCAGCGGCGTCGCGAGCTGGCGTTTCAGCGGTACGGTCTGACGACCCGCCCGGGCGATGATTCGGGCAAACCGCTTCAGTATGTCGTCAACGCCGAGGGCGATTGGACGATGAACTGTTTTTCGTGCCACGGCGGGACGGTTTACGGCAACCTGACGCCGGGGGCCCCCAACAACCGGTTCGCGCTGCAAACGCTGACCGAGGAGATCGGAAAGGCGAAACTCGGTTTGGGTTTGTTGCCCGGACGCATGGAGCTCGGTGCGATGTTCATTCCGCTGGGGACGACCAACGGGACGACCAACGCGGTCGTGTTCGGAATGGGATTGATGAATGGCCGCGACGAGCAGTTGAATCTTGTCGTCCGGCGACCGAGATTTTTTACGCACCACGACATGGACGCACCGCCCTGGTGGCACTTTCACAAGCGGCCCAACATCTATATCGACGGCTTTGCCGCCAAGGGGCATCGGGGGCTGATGCAGTTCACGCTGGTGCCTGAGAATGGCCCCGATTTTTATCGCGAGCACGAGCAGGATTTTGAAGACGTGTTCGCCTACCTGAGTTCGCTGCGGGCTCCGGTTTATGAAGGATCGGTTGATCGGGAATTGGCGGAGCAGGGCAGGGCGGTCTTTCACGCCAATTGCGCCGAGTGTCATGGAACCTACGGGGCCGAGTCCGACTATCCCAATCGTCGTGTGCCGATCGACGAACTCGGCACCGACCCTGTCCGATTGAACGCGTTGACCGTCGAAGGCCGCCGGAAATACGCCCGCAGTTGGTTTGCCCATGCCGGCGAGCCTGATCAGCAGGAAACGGTGATCGATCCCGACGGCTACGTCGCACCGCCGTTGGACGGCGTTTGGGCCAGTGCGCCGTATTTCCACAACGGAAGCGTGCCGACGCTGTGGGACGTGTTGAATCCCGACCAGCGGCCGACGGTTTGGCGGCCCATCGCGACCGACATGGACCCCCAGAAAATCGGGCTGACCGTGGAGGTGGTTTCGGGGGTGCCCGAAGACGAGACCGACATGGCCGTCAAACGCAGCTATTTCGACACAAGAAAATTCGGCAAGAGCAATCGTGGGCACGATTTTCCCGATGTGCTCAGCGAGTCCGAAAAACGCCAGGTGCTGGAGTACCTGAAAACGCTGTAG
- a CDS encoding glycosyltransferase family 39 protein: protein MSDSMEQRSGGIDPRATCLAVVAVVSLALAFRLPSCQESFWLDELHSAWVVADEFSEVAPRAAAGNQTTGYFHFLWLWSALVGAGELPMRLSSVLASALASALLVVGVAYRTGKVSAGVVAGGLLAIDPNGVFFGCELRAYAFVMLYAVLAVWSMMAWLGKAPAATAATVQSETRRLGRTHSHGGARWRLSMLFWICVAALVHPTSLGVLALLIPCAVWVAWRRRRLRWWRADAIAGVVVVATLAALAMSSLPDSWQRRELWKAFGQATSWWQLWYAWAWLPMLLLPLGGAAVTSMASRLVKRFRSGRDAAVGEPADRVDWVGAIPGLVAVTGTMLFFCASYFEWVPLWHRRYYVAALPLLAWTAGEMVAICGSEIVRIVRGFGSVGAERKSSPWWGRGCGISLAVVLLGFTLWYQGTWWTLAAGRWPVQLRGEQWRGAVAAVRGEIAAGDVVWLDSQLIEASFLRRPISEAESVGEDQWDYLAFPLRGPYSLAPVVVVGALEHESWVRHHVENLPQAQARVWLVSRSGAQSTQRFVDRLVRFRPVSSVKTFPGRPVVFRLDFGERVN, encoded by the coding sequence ATGAGTGATTCAATGGAGCAACGTTCGGGAGGGATCGACCCGCGCGCGACGTGCTTGGCCGTCGTTGCCGTGGTGTCGCTCGCGCTGGCGTTCCGGTTGCCGTCGTGTCAGGAGAGTTTTTGGCTCGATGAACTGCATTCGGCGTGGGTGGTCGCGGATGAGTTTTCCGAGGTGGCACCCCGCGCGGCCGCGGGGAATCAAACCACCGGCTACTTTCACTTCTTGTGGCTCTGGTCGGCTCTGGTCGGGGCCGGCGAATTGCCGATGCGGCTCAGCAGCGTGCTGGCGAGCGCGTTGGCGTCGGCGTTGCTGGTGGTGGGGGTCGCTTATCGAACCGGAAAAGTCTCCGCCGGAGTGGTCGCGGGAGGACTGCTGGCGATCGATCCCAACGGCGTGTTTTTCGGTTGCGAGCTGAGGGCTTACGCCTTCGTCATGCTGTACGCCGTCCTGGCCGTTTGGTCGATGATGGCCTGGCTGGGAAAGGCCCCGGCAGCGACCGCCGCAACGGTGCAGTCGGAAACGCGTCGCTTGGGCCGAACCCACAGTCACGGCGGTGCGCGGTGGCGTTTGTCGATGTTGTTTTGGATTTGTGTCGCTGCGCTTGTGCACCCGACGTCGTTGGGGGTGTTGGCGTTGCTGATCCCCTGCGCCGTGTGGGTTGCATGGAGACGGCGGCGATTGCGTTGGTGGCGAGCCGACGCGATCGCGGGCGTCGTCGTGGTAGCAACCCTTGCCGCGCTGGCGATGTCGTCGCTGCCGGATTCATGGCAGCGGCGCGAGTTATGGAAAGCCTTCGGGCAGGCGACGTCTTGGTGGCAACTCTGGTACGCCTGGGCTTGGTTGCCGATGCTGCTGCTGCCATTGGGCGGCGCGGCGGTCACGTCGATGGCAAGCCGCCTGGTGAAGCGGTTTCGGTCCGGTCGGGACGCCGCCGTTGGGGAGCCGGCCGATCGCGTGGATTGGGTCGGGGCGATACCGGGTTTGGTGGCCGTGACAGGGACGATGCTGTTCTTTTGCGCGTCGTATTTCGAGTGGGTGCCGTTGTGGCATCGCCGCTACTACGTCGCCGCGCTGCCGCTGTTGGCCTGGACCGCGGGTGAGATGGTCGCGATCTGTGGATCTGAAATCGTTCGGATCGTGCGGGGGTTCGGCAGCGTTGGTGCGGAGCGCAAATCGTCGCCGTGGTGGGGCCGGGGTTGCGGAATCTCGCTCGCGGTCGTGTTGCTCGGTTTCACGCTTTGGTACCAGGGGACGTGGTGGACGTTGGCCGCCGGTCGATGGCCGGTGCAGCTCCGCGGTGAGCAATGGCGTGGGGCGGTGGCGGCGGTCCGCGGCGAAATCGCGGCGGGCGATGTGGTCTGGTTGGACAGCCAGCTGATCGAAGCCAGTTTTCTGCGGCGGCCGATCTCCGAGGCCGAATCCGTCGGCGAGGACCAGTGGGACTACTTGGCGTTTCCGCTCCGCGGCCCGTATTCGCTGGCCCCCGTCGTGGTCGTCGGCGCGCTGGAGCACGAAAGTTGGGTCCGGCATCACGTGGAAAACCTGCCGCAGGCCCAGGCGAGGGTCTGGTTGGTCTCGCGTTCGGGCGCGCAATCGACCCAGCGATTCGTCGACCGGTTGGTACGTTTTCGGCCCGTTTCGTCGGTGAAAACGTTTCCCGGCCGGCCGGTGGTGTTTCGATTGGATTTCGGCGAACGAGTGAATTGA
- the hisD gene encoding histidinol dehydrogenase has product MSAPEIPTLNLQRVDARVGSAEILQQLRDKLSPQGDVVSPRGRALTEEVFGAPLTPVEVVQRICAEVQNAGTEALLKFNRQLDKADLTADQLRVPAADLAAAHAAADPELIASIQRIRDNVATFQQAILHRDVTIEPKPGVTLTQRYVPLRRVGVCVPGGAAAYPSTVLMTVVPAQVAGVQEIAVVAPPTAFGAYNQDMLATCHELGVTEVYRMGGAQAVAALAYGTDIVPAVNKIVGPGNLFVALAKKHVYGTVDIDSFAGPSEVIVIADQTARPEFIAADLLAQAEHSPGSAILITWDEALIDAVSGEVAKQLALLERAELTLDSLEAFGALILVRDEAQACELTDSFAPEHLHIETANPRDQIAKIKNSGAAFLGHHTPVALGDYAAGPSHVLPTGGTCTWAAGLCSNSFLRSGSITEFDESAMNQIAPDVERLAEKEGLTAHARSVSIRR; this is encoded by the coding sequence ATGTCCGCTCCCGAAATCCCCACATTGAACCTGCAACGCGTCGATGCACGCGTCGGGTCTGCCGAAATCCTGCAACAGCTCCGCGACAAGCTCAGCCCCCAAGGCGACGTCGTTTCTCCCCGCGGACGGGCACTGACCGAAGAGGTCTTCGGAGCCCCGCTGACTCCCGTCGAAGTGGTCCAGCGGATCTGCGCGGAGGTTCAGAACGCCGGCACCGAAGCGCTCTTGAAGTTCAATCGACAACTCGACAAGGCCGACCTGACCGCCGACCAGCTCCGTGTTCCCGCGGCAGACCTGGCCGCCGCACATGCCGCGGCAGATCCGGAACTGATCGCATCGATTCAACGCATCCGGGACAATGTGGCCACGTTCCAGCAAGCGATTCTGCATCGCGACGTCACGATCGAGCCCAAGCCGGGGGTCACGCTGACCCAGCGTTACGTGCCGCTGCGGCGCGTCGGTGTCTGCGTCCCCGGCGGCGCGGCGGCCTATCCGTCGACCGTGTTGATGACCGTGGTCCCGGCCCAAGTCGCCGGCGTTCAAGAAATCGCCGTGGTCGCACCGCCGACAGCGTTCGGGGCGTACAATCAAGACATGTTAGCCACGTGTCACGAACTCGGCGTGACCGAAGTCTATCGCATGGGCGGCGCCCAAGCCGTCGCGGCACTGGCCTACGGGACCGACATCGTCCCGGCGGTCAACAAGATCGTCGGCCCGGGAAACCTGTTCGTCGCCTTGGCCAAAAAACACGTCTATGGCACCGTCGACATCGATTCCTTTGCCGGCCCCAGCGAAGTCATCGTGATCGCCGATCAAACCGCCCGCCCCGAATTCATTGCCGCCGATCTGTTGGCCCAGGCGGAACATTCCCCCGGCAGCGCCATCCTGATCACGTGGGACGAAGCGTTGATCGACGCGGTCAGCGGGGAAGTGGCCAAGCAACTCGCGCTGCTCGAACGGGCCGAGTTGACGCTGGACAGCTTGGAAGCCTTCGGCGCGCTGATCCTGGTCCGCGACGAGGCCCAGGCCTGTGAACTGACCGACTCCTTCGCCCCCGAACACCTGCACATCGAAACGGCCAACCCGCGTGACCAGATCGCCAAAATCAAGAACAGCGGCGCCGCCTTCCTGGGCCACCACACGCCCGTCGCGCTGGGCGACTACGCCGCCGGCCCCAGCCACGTGCTGCCGACCGGAGGCACCTGCACCTGGGCCGCGGGACTGTGCAGCAACAGCTTTCTGCGCAGCGGCAGCATCACCGAATTCGACGAATCGGCGATGAACCAGATCGCCCCCGACGTCGAGCGTCTGGCCGAAAAAGAAGGCCTGACCGCGCACGCCCGCAGCGTCTCGATCCGGAGATAG
- the hisC gene encoding histidinol-phosphate transaminase, giving the protein MSKTDLRPALSRMLPYTPGEQPPPGKFIKLNTNENPYPPPPSVVSAIRDAASGPLNRYPDPTASLFRRAAAEVLGLPGPDWILAGNGSDEILTILVRGFVGEGQKLRLPYPSYILYRTLADIQGASWEQIPFLDGWHLPAMFGEGGNDLRLVLLPNPNSPSGTVVPAEQIEQLAATLPCPLVVDEAYVDFADFNCLDLVRRHDNILVTRTLSKSYGLAGIRFGFLVAQPSLVAKLSNIKDSYNCDYLATVAATAAIRSQDWLKDVVTKMNATRSRMQSQLTDMGFNVTPSHANFVWCQHPSGRHADLHQFLKKQQVLIRYMDFPDWGDGLRISVGTDQQSDACMMMIERFLQSL; this is encoded by the coding sequence ATGTCAAAAACCGACCTCCGCCCTGCCCTTTCGCGGATGTTGCCCTACACGCCGGGCGAGCAACCGCCGCCGGGCAAATTCATCAAGCTGAACACCAACGAAAACCCCTACCCGCCCCCGCCGTCGGTCGTTTCGGCGATCCGAGATGCCGCCTCGGGACCGCTCAACCGCTACCCCGACCCGACCGCCAGCCTGTTTCGCCGCGCCGCCGCGGAGGTGCTCGGCCTGCCCGGTCCCGATTGGATTCTGGCCGGCAACGGAAGCGATGAAATCCTGACCATCCTGGTGCGGGGATTTGTCGGCGAAGGCCAAAAGCTGCGTCTGCCTTACCCCAGTTACATCCTGTACCGGACACTGGCGGACATCCAAGGCGCGTCGTGGGAACAGATTCCGTTTCTGGACGGTTGGCACCTGCCGGCGATGTTTGGCGAAGGCGGCAACGACTTGCGTCTGGTGCTGTTGCCCAATCCGAACAGCCCCAGCGGAACCGTGGTGCCGGCCGAACAGATCGAGCAACTCGCCGCCACGTTGCCCTGTCCGCTGGTCGTCGACGAAGCCTACGTCGATTTTGCCGACTTCAATTGCCTGGATCTGGTCCGACGGCACGACAACATCCTGGTCACGCGAACGCTCAGCAAATCGTACGGCTTGGCGGGCATCCGTTTCGGGTTTCTGGTCGCCCAACCGTCGTTGGTCGCCAAATTGTCGAACATCAAAGACAGCTACAACTGCGACTACTTGGCAACCGTCGCGGCGACGGCGGCCATCCGCTCGCAAGACTGGCTCAAGGACGTGGTGACGAAAATGAACGCCACCCGGTCCCGGATGCAGTCTCAATTGACCGACATGGGATTCAACGTGACACCCTCGCACGCGAATTTTGTCTGGTGCCAACACCCCAGCGGTCGACATGCCGACCTGCACCAGTTCCTGAAAAAGCAACAAGTCCTGATCCGCTACATGGACTTCCCCGACTGGGGCGATGGTTTGCGCATTTCGGTGGGCACAGACCAACAATCCGATGCGTGTATGATGATGATCGAGCGGTTTCTTCAGTCGCTCTAG
- a CDS encoding Hsp70 family protein, protein MSIQGSKTPTSKPHKPVVVGIDLGTTYSAIAYVDDRGQPHTIINSEGDLTTPSAALIENEEVTIGKLALKAQITLPGNVAIFAKRDIGKPALSHPVDGHRVAPEFIESLILGRLKRDAETKLGRPITQAVITVPAYFNEPKRRSTIRAAKLAGLDVLAIINEPTAAAIAYGIEKHSEILGPQTVLIYDLGGGTFDVSMVKVDHSDITVVATDGNAMLGGIDWDRCLVRWLDDQFAKACKFRPSETETGPAWLMQEATELKHALTSRTEVKVRLTFQSSTLITTITRSGFEDLTAHLLDRTRFTVRKLMKDSGTTWDHIDQVILVGGSTRLPQVAEMITALSGMEPNLSISADEAIAHGAALYASTIQSRNAAKKSGEPETGRLVISDVNAHNLGVLGIDLQTRLSCNYVMIERNTPIPAKQTTRFQTLRDDQRSVAVEIVEGGDSRGRYGTHIGKCVLGHLPANLPAGTPVDVTFRYNRNGLMQVEAKLPATGQKATTQIERHQISVPSETIDEVDPEWSIL, encoded by the coding sequence TTGAGCATTCAAGGGTCCAAAACGCCGACGTCCAAGCCCCACAAGCCGGTGGTCGTGGGCATCGACTTGGGAACCACGTACAGCGCCATCGCCTACGTCGACGACCGTGGCCAGCCCCACACGATCATCAACAGCGAAGGCGATCTGACGACCCCCTCGGCGGCACTGATCGAAAACGAAGAAGTCACGATCGGCAAACTGGCGCTCAAAGCTCAAATCACGCTGCCGGGCAACGTCGCCATCTTCGCCAAGCGCGACATCGGTAAACCGGCCCTCTCGCACCCCGTCGACGGCCACCGTGTCGCCCCCGAATTCATTGAATCCCTGATTTTGGGGCGGCTGAAACGTGACGCCGAAACCAAACTCGGACGGCCGATCACCCAAGCCGTGATCACCGTGCCCGCCTACTTCAACGAACCCAAACGACGCTCGACCATTCGCGCCGCCAAACTGGCCGGACTGGACGTGCTGGCGATCATCAACGAACCGACCGCCGCCGCCATCGCCTACGGAATCGAAAAACACAGCGAGATCCTGGGGCCGCAAACCGTCTTGATCTATGACCTCGGCGGCGGCACCTTCGATGTCTCCATGGTCAAAGTCGACCATTCCGATATCACCGTCGTGGCGACCGACGGCAACGCCATGCTCGGTGGTATCGACTGGGACCGATGCCTGGTCAGATGGCTCGATGATCAGTTCGCCAAAGCGTGCAAATTCCGTCCGTCCGAAACGGAAACCGGCCCCGCCTGGCTGATGCAAGAAGCGACCGAATTAAAACATGCCCTGACCTCGCGAACCGAAGTCAAAGTCCGGTTGACCTTTCAATCCTCGACGCTGATCACCACGATCACACGATCCGGCTTTGAAGACCTGACCGCACATTTGCTCGACCGCACACGGTTCACCGTCCGGAAACTGATGAAGGACAGCGGCACCACTTGGGACCACATCGACCAAGTGATCTTGGTCGGAGGCTCGACACGGTTGCCCCAAGTCGCCGAAATGATCACGGCCCTCTCGGGCATGGAACCCAACCTGTCGATCTCGGCCGATGAAGCGATCGCCCATGGCGCGGCCCTCTACGCGTCGACGATTCAGTCACGCAACGCGGCAAAAAAATCCGGCGAACCTGAAACCGGCCGACTCGTCATTTCGGATGTCAACGCCCACAACCTCGGTGTGCTCGGCATCGATCTGCAGACCCGTCTGTCATGCAACTACGTGATGATCGAGCGGAACACGCCCATCCCGGCCAAACAAACCACGCGTTTCCAAACCCTCCGTGACGACCAACGCAGCGTCGCGGTGGAGATCGTCGAAGGCGGAGACTCACGCGGCCGATACGGGACACACATCGGCAAATGTGTCCTCGGTCATCTGCCCGCAAACCTGCCCGCCGGGACCCCCGTCGACGTCACCTTTCGGTACAACCGCAACGGGCTGATGCAAGTCGAAGCCAAACTGCCCGCTACCGGCCAAAAAGCCACCACCCAGATCGAGCGCCACCAAATCAGCGTCCCCTCAGAAACCATCGACGAAGTGGACCCCGAATGGTCGATTTTGTGA
- the hisB gene encoding imidazoleglycerol-phosphate dehydratase HisB, with product MPRTAQIHRTTGETEIRLSINLDGDGSGTRSSGIGFLDHMLDLLAKHALIDLDVAAKGDLHVDDHHTAEDIGIALGQAIDQALDNRAGIRRYGHFTLPMDECLVTAAVDMGGRYAFEYNAPIAASKIGTFDSELVEHFWQSFAANANCNLHVVLHHGRNAHHIAECVFKSVARAIRMAAESDPRSDSVPSTKGVL from the coding sequence ATGCCACGCACCGCACAAATCCATCGCACCACCGGTGAAACCGAGATCCGCCTGTCGATCAATCTGGACGGGGACGGTTCGGGGACACGCAGCTCGGGGATCGGGTTTCTGGATCACATGCTTGATCTGCTGGCCAAACACGCGTTGATCGATTTGGACGTCGCGGCCAAGGGCGACCTGCACGTCGACGACCATCACACCGCCGAAGACATCGGGATCGCGCTGGGACAGGCGATCGATCAAGCGCTCGACAACCGCGCCGGAATTCGTCGCTATGGCCACTTCACGCTGCCGATGGATGAATGCCTGGTCACCGCGGCGGTCGACATGGGGGGGCGCTACGCGTTCGAATACAACGCCCCGATTGCGGCTTCAAAGATCGGCACCTTTGACAGCGAACTGGTCGAACACTTTTGGCAATCCTTTGCCGCCAATGCGAATTGCAATCTGCATGTCGTGCTGCATCACGGACGCAACGCACACCACATCGCCGAGTGTGTGTTCAAGTCGGTCGCCCGGGCGATTCGAATGGCCGCCGAATCCGACCCGCGCAGCGACAGCGTCCCCAGCACCAAGGGCGTGCTTTAG
- the amrS gene encoding AmmeMemoRadiSam system radical SAM enzyme, with amino-acid sequence MITQTHWYTETDDGRILCQLCPRACRMKDGDRGFCFVRKNVAGQMVLDTYGKSTGFCIDPIEKKPLNHFLPGTPVLSFGTAGCNLGCKFCQNWDISKSREVARLSDRAMPNEIALAAQRSGCRSVAYTYNDPVIWAEYAIDTALACREIGIKSVAVTAGYITPQARGEFFGAMDAANIDLKAFSEDFYYKVTSSHLQPVLDTIEFVCNETDCWVELTNLIIPDANDSADEIRRMCTWVMDHVGPNVPIHFTAFHPDFRMTDRNGTDGATLIMAYDIAKRCGLNYVYVGNVHDIARQSTYCHGCGALLIERDWHQLGRYTMSENRCAKCGETIPGVFEDVPGEWGGRRQRVRIEPIEQPPQPAAPQQRLVQIEKTGSGADETKRQPAVEEKAMATTQRNDLTKLTDDQKSTVLKAASAMVQAAVGGLDQSVAIESLGELAELPIDGVFVTVKRGETLRGCCGRQGGLMKLGEAMADSAARTARDPRMAPLSMSELPYLDLSVSLLGPLRPIGVQGEQREQAVHVGTHGLRIQFGHNSGLLLPQVATEQGWNARQFLDAVCRKAGLPAGVWLRDDAQVMLFDGVHFGCKFETDPSRLRHEKQLLTGHELSLCRDWVRSNLIALQIGATPMYYAMGVSDLEVLGLILSVRHPSHGSHQWLQLSIKDTRPMQTSLYQMTEQASLWLDERVFSANECDVELAVLSDCVHHGPVEDADMRGTDGGTRAMVLTDGRRWAIQYAQAQQPQALIEAARSMETFRGGEQLYSMHCDCSCDAISVSLGPRADADFTVRRPAVAGAFYPAEDAAREAEVDQLLEGLPDCDKRKAFAVMVPHAGLRFSGRVAAEIWRRVDVPDRVLIIGPKHTAEGVDWAVAPHHHWQLSASVQIAGDEELAREMAEQIPGMELDSRAHAREHGIEVQLPLMNRLCPDARLAAIAMHGGDLQTLESAASALAEWIKEQDEPPLLVISSDMNHFADDEENRRRDRLALDALATGDGAELLRVCGEESISMCGQIPAALVLMVMRNLGKTAKAEEIAYATSADYGGGKDRVVGYAGVIWEDA; translated from the coding sequence ATGATAACTCAAACGCACTGGTACACGGAAACAGACGACGGGCGAATTCTGTGTCAGCTTTGCCCGCGGGCGTGCCGGATGAAAGACGGTGACCGGGGCTTCTGTTTTGTTCGCAAGAACGTCGCCGGTCAGATGGTGTTGGACACCTATGGCAAGAGCACCGGGTTTTGCATCGACCCGATCGAAAAGAAACCGCTGAATCATTTTTTGCCCGGCACCCCGGTGCTCAGTTTTGGGACGGCCGGTTGCAACCTGGGGTGCAAGTTCTGTCAGAACTGGGACATTTCCAAGAGTCGCGAAGTGGCTCGGTTGAGCGATCGAGCGATGCCGAACGAAATCGCTTTGGCGGCCCAGCGATCGGGTTGTCGAAGCGTCGCGTACACGTACAACGATCCCGTGATTTGGGCCGAGTATGCGATCGACACGGCGCTGGCCTGCCGCGAAATCGGAATCAAGTCGGTCGCGGTGACCGCCGGCTACATCACCCCGCAGGCGCGCGGTGAGTTTTTCGGCGCGATGGATGCCGCCAACATCGACCTGAAAGCCTTTTCCGAAGACTTTTATTACAAGGTCACCAGTTCGCACCTGCAACCGGTTTTGGATACGATCGAATTCGTCTGCAATGAAACCGATTGTTGGGTCGAACTGACCAATTTGATCATTCCCGACGCGAACGATTCCGCCGACGAGATTCGGCGGATGTGCACGTGGGTGATGGATCATGTGGGGCCGAACGTGCCGATTCACTTCACGGCCTTTCATCCCGATTTCAGGATGACCGACCGCAACGGGACCGATGGCGCGACGCTGATCATGGCCTATGACATCGCCAAACGCTGTGGATTGAATTACGTGTACGTCGGCAACGTGCATGACATCGCCAGACAGAGTACGTACTGTCACGGCTGCGGGGCGTTGTTGATCGAACGGGACTGGCATCAGCTGGGGCGGTACACCATGTCGGAGAATCGCTGTGCCAAGTGTGGCGAGACGATTCCGGGCGTGTTTGAGGATGTTCCCGGGGAATGGGGTGGGCGACGGCAACGTGTCCGAATCGAGCCGATCGAGCAACCGCCGCAGCCCGCTGCGCCGCAGCAACGGCTCGTGCAGATCGAAAAAACGGGATCAGGGGCGGACGAAACCAAACGGCAACCAGCAGTGGAGGAGAAAGCGATGGCGACGACACAACGGAACGATCTGACGAAGTTGACGGACGATCAAAAGTCGACGGTTTTAAAAGCGGCCTCGGCGATGGTGCAGGCCGCGGTCGGTGGACTGGATCAGTCCGTCGCGATCGAATCGCTCGGTGAGCTGGCCGAGCTGCCGATCGACGGGGTTTTTGTGACGGTCAAACGTGGCGAGACGCTCCGCGGCTGTTGCGGCCGTCAGGGCGGGTTGATGAAACTCGGGGAAGCGATGGCGGATTCGGCGGCGCGGACGGCCCGCGATCCGCGCATGGCGCCGTTGTCGATGAGCGAATTGCCGTACTTGGATCTGTCGGTTTCGCTGCTGGGACCGTTGCGACCGATCGGCGTTCAGGGCGAACAGCGGGAGCAGGCCGTCCACGTGGGGACGCATGGGTTGCGGATCCAGTTCGGACACAACAGCGGTTTGCTGTTGCCGCAGGTTGCGACCGAGCAGGGCTGGAATGCGCGGCAGTTTTTGGATGCCGTCTGTCGCAAGGCGGGATTGCCGGCCGGGGTCTGGTTGCGCGACGATGCCCAAGTGATGTTGTTCGATGGCGTTCATTTCGGTTGCAAGTTTGAAACCGATCCGTCGCGTTTGCGGCATGAGAAGCAATTGCTGACCGGGCATGAATTGTCACTCTGCCGCGACTGGGTGCGGAGCAATTTGATCGCCCTGCAGATCGGCGCCACCCCGATGTATTACGCGATGGGCGTCAGCGATTTAGAGGTCTTGGGGCTGATCCTTTCGGTTCGGCATCCCAGTCACGGTTCGCACCAGTGGTTGCAGCTGAGCATCAAAGACACTCGCCCGATGCAAACGTCGCTGTATCAGATGACCGAACAAGCGTCGCTGTGGTTGGATGAACGCGTGTTTTCGGCAAACGAGTGCGACGTCGAGTTGGCGGTCTTGAGCGATTGTGTGCATCACGGCCCCGTCGAGGATGCGGACATGCGGGGAACCGATGGCGGGACGCGCGCGATGGTGCTGACCGATGGTCGGCGTTGGGCGATTCAATACGCACAGGCACAGCAGCCGCAGGCCTTGATCGAAGCGGCACGGTCGATGGAAACGTTCCGCGGCGGCGAGCAGTTGTATTCGATGCACTGTGATTGTTCTTGCGATGCGATCTCGGTGTCGCTCGGTCCCAGGGCCGACGCCGATTTCACGGTCCGGCGGCCCGCGGTGGCCGGGGCGTTTTACCCGGCCGAGGATGCCGCGCGCGAAGCGGAAGTCGATCAGTTGCTGGAGGGATTGCCGGATTGCGACAAACGCAAGGCCTTTGCCGTGATGGTGCCACACGCGGGGCTTCGATTCAGCGGTCGGGTGGCGGCGGAAATCTGGCGGCGGGTCGATGTCCCCGATCGCGTCTTGATCATCGGACCCAAGCACACCGCCGAAGGGGTCGATTGGGCGGTCGCGCCGCATCATCACTGGCAGTTGAGCGCGTCGGTCCAGATCGCGGGCGATGAAGAGTTGGCCCGCGAGATGGCCGAACAGATTCCCGGGATGGAGCTGGATTCGCGTGCGCATGCGCGAGAGCACGGGATCGAAGTTCAATTGCCCTTGATGAATCGCTTGTGCCCCGATGCCCGCTTGGCCGCGATCGCGATGCACGGCGGAGACCTGCAGACCTTGGAATCCGCCGCGTCGGCCTTGGCCGAGTGGATCAAGGAGCAAGACGAACCCCCGCTGTTGGTGATCAGCAGTGACATGAATCATTTTGCCGACGACGAAGAAAATCGTCGCCGCGACCGATTGGCACTCGACGCCTTGGCCACCGGCGACGGCGCCGAATTGTTGCGGGTTTGCGGCGAAGAAAGCATCAGCATGTGTGGCCAAATCCCCGCGGCACTCGTGTTGATGGTGATGCGAAACCTGGGCAAAACGGCCAAAGCCGAGGAAATTGCGTATGCGACGAGCGCCGATTACGGTGGTGGGAAAGACCGCGTGGTGGGGTATGCGGGGGTGATTTGGGAGGATGCCTGA